The genomic region ATTGCAGCTATCAAGGAGATTCTTAGCATGTTTATCAATCTCGACTTCACCAATATCATCGCCACCGGATTCTAAGGAGATATATTCTAAAACTAGTCTATCACCAGATTTTGACAATTCAGCAAAATAACGTTCTATCCCATTGTAAGATGATTTACTCCGAACACGAGACATGTCATCAGAAAGAATCAAAGTATGTATATAAAGTCCACAAAGAGAAGTATTTGAAGAGACAATTGGAACGCAAGTCTCCGAAATAAGAGAGTACCAATCTTTGGATACACATTTGTATTGAATTAGATCTTTCTCAGGCAGTCTACATAGTATCTGAACTAACACATCTGAGCATAACTTAGGAACAAAGCACACATCTTTCTAAATTGAAATCGAACCCATAATTATTTAAGACAAATACTCCACAACTCTTACTAAGAGAAATATATTATAAGACacaatacttatatatatatatatatatatatatatatatatatatatatatatatatatatatatgtgtgtgtgtgtgcgcgcgcgcgcgcacgcgCGCTCCAAAATAAGGCTACTGGGCCTAAGGGGAGTTTGGactcacaatttatttgtatagtgggcttttggatttcttatCACGGGTGGCGCTATGCTCGGCTGCCACGTTTCCTGAGTCTCCCCTCTTTTCTCACTAACACTCCCCTTTCTTCTTTGGGGATGATTAATATTACTTTCTCTAGTCTTTCTACTCTGGAATTGCCAACCCCTCCAACTGAGTTCCCCTTGCCTATTTATAGTGAAGGTTAGTGGAGTGATCATCATCACTCCCCTGGTGGGTGGAATGAGAGGTCCAATACCTTCTCCCCTAGGTGGATGTTTAATGGTGAGTGGAGAAGGTagcagtggcattggaactgacTCTACCGTTGGATTTGATGATTAGCAGGGGcgttccctaggcaatggaagggaggtccaattCTGTTTCgcctaagtggatgtttggtgatgggagggagaaaatgatagtggcGTTGGGACCAGCCTCGCCTGTAAGTTCTGTGCTCGGCAAGGGCACGCCATAGGCTGCTTCGAGTACTCTGAGCTCAAACCCCTCAGATGGCATGTGCATTACCATGTGGGATCAGTGCGGGGCTCTTATACGAGTTAGTCTTCATAGGCCTTAGGGCGATTGAGCTTGACGGGGGGTGAGGCccgtacaatatatatatatatatatatatatatatatatatatatatatatatatataatgcaatgAAAACTAAGGATATCTTGAAAATTTAGAAGCCTAAAACAACACTTGTTGTTCTTCAGCAATAAGCAGATGGGgacttagggtccgtttagtttgaggggtggaaaagtgggagaataaaaaatgacgagagaatggaaaaataggagaatagaaaatattttattttctcacatttttatttggttgggggtggaaaagtgaagggatgaaaaaaaatgaattggaataaatttactcatatatccttgttaaaaaatgatgcccaattaaaaaaaaaaaagtgacaaataaccacacaaaaaagagcaattacccaaatttattataaaaataaaaatcatgtcccaaaaaaaatcacatctagtgaaaaaaataaaactatcacTCCCAAGccctagaaaatcaaaaaaaaaaaaaaaaaaaccaaattgaaGAAGTTCATATGGGGCATTTTAGTCATTCATGAAAAAATTCAtcctcactcaattttctctccattttggggagaaaatattttggtaGGCCTGGAGAGAAAACACTTGGGCCtcaccatttatttttcttcctccttacccaaccaaacacactccaaaaaaattttccttcctattttctctccgAAGTTTTCCATCCACCCTATTTTACTTCcaaacaaacgcacccttaaAGTTGGGATCTTTGTGTGGAATTAGTGTTTTTCCAAGGATTGTGAAACCTAAATCAATACAGGGGTAAAGGAATGATGGGTCTTATTTCTCAGTTAGACCGGCATGGACGATTCTTGCGGTGGAGCTAGCCCTTCAAGAGCCCACATTCTATTTGATCGGTGGGTGCCggagaatttgaatttgaaaatgtgggaaaatttgagtggtagattttttttttttttttttttttgtgtgcaagTGGATTTGTATTTTGACTAAACTATGTTAAATTGGCATTAAAAATATTGTGCAAAGATAACTcgtttacttcttcttctttttgatgaAACTTGTTTGCTTTTTGGTTAAGGgtagatttttgaaattaacCTTTCTTTTAGAGTTACAATTTCtaatttatctatactactaatAAGAAGATTCCCCTAGTTTGTCTTCAATTTTTGGCATACCAAAATATTCTCATACAAATTCTGAAATAACACAccctttagtttaattttttttcctacaaagaATGAAAAAGGTTAGAAGAGTAATACTATCTCACAtaccaaagagagagagagagagagaggaaaaaaaaaccattattctcatttgtattcaaatatttgatacttatctatatttgttatctatttgaatttaaatacttcaattatgtttattaaaaaaaaatacaagattacttctttttttttttaaaaccctattATCTTTCACTTCATTTTAATACAAAGTGAGCTAATGATAATTATCATTATCTCACTTTGGATGAATTAATCATATTAATAAGTAAGAATTaataatagatttgaaattaaataaaataattaaatattatttaagtgatatttaGATGGAAAAAAGTCCCAATAAAATTCTCACCTTAAGCCTCAAACAATCTTGGGCCGGCCTTGGTTCCTAGCAATGGCAACCATACTCACCtcctctgtttctctctctaattaTTCACTCCTAAACCCTTTGATCTAAACCTCCATGGCTGACCATGAAAGTTGCCACGCACTACCACCATCACGGTGGTCCCCACGTTTAAACCACTAACGTTTTGGGAAGCATTTTACCAAAGTGGTCGTGTCTTTTGCATTCGGCTCAAAACCAAGTTTCAACATTTTGGCTCAAAACTGTGTATAGCACTCCCATAATATTCTCTCATGGTTTGAGCTTGGGGACCAATGGGATGGTGGCAGTGAATAGTAGCTCTTGTGGTCAGCCATGAAGGTTTggatcacagagagagagagagagagatggatgaAGCTTGATGGCTTGATGAGGTTTAATTGGATGTGTCACACTTTATTTATTAGTGTGTGCAATTTTGACATGGCATGttcaaattgttgatgtggtatGTTTGGATTGAAGGGAGTAAAACAAGAATTTTACACCACATCCATATTGAATttaaactcatatatatatatatgtgtgtgtgtacatatgtgtatatgtatatgcatATGAAAAGAACAATGTTTTACTTAGTATGGTTAATAAGCAACAATACCTTAGTATACTGAGATAGTAAGCATTTATGTTTTGCCATTcaaatttgattaatattaGTTGACTATATAGCTCAATCTTCAATTTAAGTTGGTACCTTCCtaaatgtttcaagaaatggCAGTTCTTTTGGATGATTGTATAAATGCAATAAACAAGATCATGCCCACTCACACTATGAGTCTGACTTTTCTAACAAATATTTCATTTCGAATAAAATCATTACCCAAACTATGTTAGAAATAATACTCTCCCTTAAGGTTTGGGGGTGCATTACACAATGACAAAAAGTATTTAACAATATGCTAAAGATAGTCCTAAAGAAGCCTGAAGActttccaaaattaaaatttttatgattgATTACAAAAGGAGACAAAATTCAGCACATAATGATACTAAGAAGAGTTGGATAATAAGGTGATCATTAAAAACCATTGAAGGCACGAAAAgatgataaaattaaataaatgtcaATTCAAACAATTTTTAGGAACAAAGCACACAGCTTTCTGAATTGAATTCAAACCCATAATTATTTAAGACAAATACTCCACAACTCtaactaagagagagagagaaaaaaaaaaaaaatatatatatatatatatatatatatatatatatatatatatatatatatatatatatagataaaggGTATAACTAGTACAATGTTGTAACAACTTTACAAGTTTACATATAAATATGATGAAGAAAACTAACGATACCCGGAAAGCTGATGGGGACTTAAAGATGCGATCTTTGCGTACCCTCTGGACTCTTTAATTTGTGTGGAATCTTCGCAATGACTTGGTTGATAGCATTTTATGAAATAATACTATTGAATTGGAAGTAGTAGGTTACCCTCATGGTTATTCAACTTCATAAACAAGGTGCATTTGATAAAGGTAAGATTCTCACCACTGTTAAGCGTGATAACACCTTTGAGCAGCTTTGTAGTGAATTTCGGCGACATTATAGTGTAGATGAGATTCTTATTAGATTATTTGATTGAGGAATGAATACAATGTGTTATGTCCTAGGCAAAGcacttgcaaaaaaatttctgaattttttaaaattttttataattaacaaataattttctgaattaaaacactctctacacttcTCTTTGATATTTATAGGCAAATACAATGCATGATATTCATACAATAATGGTTGGACTACTTCCAACACTATAGGCAACTTCCTACTTCCTAGGTAGATAACCTCTGATATCACTTGCCAATGGTCTACCACTGTAATTAGCGCTTATTGATGAAGGCTAGGGTCAGAAGGAATATAATTGAGGAAAAGAGAATCGATCTGTGAAGATTCTTCAAAAGCTTCTTTTGAGAGGGAGGTTGAGGTTGGTCTTGATAATTAGCCTAATTTCTTTAGTTGATAATCCTTGATATCTGCTCAAACAAGTGCCTAGTGTGTCCTTGATATCTGCAGTAGTTTCTGTGAAGTAGCTTTAATGAACATGGAATAGATAGACATTGGAATGCACCAAACACGGTTGATGTGAGATGCTTGTGTGTGCCATCTTCTCTGGGGTTGAGCTTGGTTGCACTTGCATGCATCTGTTTGTAGGCCATTCATGATCAAACTTATGCCTTATGTGGACCATATGGAGAAACAGGTTTAATCACATATTCATAGATGTGGAATCATCTGCCCTGAGGTTTTTTTTGGCAATCTTTGTATCAGTGGGTCGCAGGTTTTGGCAGTGTTTATTTTACTTCCTTTTGTAGATTTTGTTGAGTATTTAAACATTAAAGTGTAACTTATTTTAGGAATTCAATGCATACTGGTTGTAAGTATAGATTTCCTCTttctaataaaatagttttcttcctaaaaaataaaacttgtaaaaatataaaaaagaagaagaaagttttatcattatatatatatatttttttcagttAGGACATATATTATTGGTTGTAACATTAGGGGTATCGGCAAAAGATTCCAATTATGTTTGGTTCATTGAAGCTAACCGCGCAGATTTTTTACAGGTGTATTCCATTTAGGTATAGGGATTCAGATGTGAGTGGCAAATCAAATTCTGAGAAGACTGTTAAGGTGCTTATGATTAACTCAACTAGTGGGCCAGGTCTCCTGTTTCCAAAGgtaataagtattttttttttcctgaaaattTACTTTGATGAGAATTGTTATCCATTTTTGGTTCACTTCTCTGCTAGCTTGCTCATTAAAATGTTatggactctctctctctctctctcacacacacacacacactggaGAATAATATTTAGGCCAAGTGCAGTACAAGTTGGATTTTTCAGTAGGAAATGAACATGCTTTTGAATCAATTTACAGTCTCCAAATTCTTTGCAGAAGTTTTCATGCCAACTCCTTGCTTTCCATTTTccttatgttttgttttttagctGCTTGGCTAGTCCAGTTCTTGATTATATGTCCCATGTCAAAACTTTATTCTGTATGACTTATGGCAGTTCTATTTGCTGgtaaaattacatggataatGTTATGTGTTTCTTGGGGAAGTGTGAGTGGAGTCCCTGCATATTTAGCTTTCATGCATTATTAGCTCACACTTGCAGTCCCTATAAGCTGAAGCTTTAATATTATAGAAGGTTGTTCCATTTGCAGGAAGGCATCAATTTCATTTGTTCCATCCATAGCTTATTGGTGTCACCTAAATTTTACTATTCACTCCCAAAACCATGTGTCAAGTTGAATTTTGTGAttctttgaaattattttaggaCCCAAAGTTAATAGGGATGGTTGATAGTGTGATATTTACTTGGAGGTTGATAAGATTGTTTGTTTGGCGGACATCAATTTTTAAGAGTACAATTACCCCTTAGTTATCACTAACCTCTTGGGAGCAATCCTATGACCTTAGACCTTTAGGGCATAGAGGTGGACTAGAACTGAAAAAGGTATATCCTATTGGGTACTTGTACATTTCAGTTTAGCAAGTATTCTGGTTTGTTCTCACAGGGTGAATTGCCTATGAAAAATTTCAAGGAATTTTCCAGTCAGTTTTGTATGAGGCAAAGGACCTTACCAGGATTAGGTTACGGTCCATTGCATTCATGAAGATGGTATACTGGAAGTGATCAATGTCAGTTAGACAGGAGAAGGATGTGGAGATTTATCATCAGCCATGCATGGATTCTATTATGCTTGGCAAATATGCAAGttctatttaataataaataaattatattagaagGCATTCAGACGATTACACCCCAGTACATGAGTAGAGGAATGGAAATTGTGGGAGTTTTGTAGATGGTTCACAGTTGCCAGGCCAACTTAACTATTGGAGAAATGCATGGAGGCCTGTGGCAGTTGATATGTCAACACTCTAGCTTCTGTCATAGCGTGCTGTAGAACTATATTTTGGAAGGTATTGAGCAGGAAGCTTTTATTCTAAATAAACTAACTGATCTTGAACCAAATCTCAATATTTAGCAATGCAATTTAAATTAAACCAATATCAAGATGTGCACATCTGATTGGTCATTGATGGTCCCTAACTGATAACATGTGTGTTTTTGACAAGTACTAAGAACTTGGGAATTCCTTCATTGAATTCGAAAGTTTGGATTCCTTTTTGGGAAGCAACATGAGATATTTATTTGCAGTTTTTATTATAAGTCTTTTTCAAATGTAGTGCAAATTAGCTAGTCTATGATTACTTGGGAAATTCTATTTGGTGtggtttttataaatttttgttatctGCTTTCCATACCATCATTTAGAAAGTGGGAGGTGATAATTACACAATTGTTTTCATGAAttgttcttttccttttataggGTGGTTGGGAGAATGATGAAACTGTTCAGGAGGCAGCAGTAAGGGAAGCTATTGAAGAGGCTGGAGTTCGAGGGGAACTAatggtgattttgattttattaaatttgatgttgtccttgtttttttcttcttttttatttatttatttattgaactTGTGTGATATTGACATATTGTTATAAACCCTTTCGATTATTTTAGTCACTTAATCTTTTGAAGATCTTGAAGTTGATCcgatttttttatttcaattgttgCATTATCAGTTTGCTCGATTCTCCCATGTTTATCTTGGACTGCTTTTGGAGAAGCAATAAAAttctgttttttgtttgtatatatCTGCCTTGTTAGTCGTGATTGTCGCTTTCGATGCCTACATTTCAATACGGATAAAACTTTGATTGCTATtgcaattattatttgtttgtttactgaattttttaaaatacaatatttgGCATCCTAGTCCTAGATTTAGCAAAGATGCTGGACAGTTTCCACTCATGTTGATGACATTTGTTAGAGCATCCATAATAGTGAATGTTatcctattttattttaccacctcaaaaaattactttattaattatatcataccattttacaatactccTAACATCTCAAttcttattttacaatacaacacattaaaataatatatttacataataaaataatatatttcaaaacataaataagaGCCAGCATGGAGAGGGAGACAGAGATTGAGACGTGAGAGAGAATGGAAGGAGAGaggattgaataaaaaaatattacttctTTTTACAATggtgctacagtaccatcacaattctactttttttttaggatacaAGACATATACAATACTTGATATTGGCTTGTCTTTTGCTTTGAATTGTAAATTCTTTAACATATACCATTTACCTTGGGCCACTACGGATGCGCTAAGCggaaaggtttaaaaaaaataccgaAAGAGATTGCTGCACTTCTTTTGATTATGGCATATTCTAATATCCAAACAACTTGGTAGGGGTAAACGGGGAGAAAGGAAAATGGAGGGTGGATGGAATTTTCCACAGCTGTGTATGATGGGGAAAGGAAGGAT from Castanea sativa cultivar Marrone di Chiusa Pesio chromosome 11, ASM4071231v1 harbors:
- the LOC142614596 gene encoding nudix hydrolase 16, mitochondrial-like, which translates into the protein MWTIWRNRFNHIFIDVESSALRFFLAIFVSVGRRCIPFRYRDSDVSGKSNSEKTVKVLMINSTSGPGLLFPKGGWENDETVQEAAVREAIEEAGVRGELMDFLGYYPFKSKTHQYEFCPEGSRKAAMFALLVKEKLESWAEQSTRNRTWLTVPEALDRCRHPWMRDALENGFSKWHAGKDI